One Trichormus variabilis 0441 genomic window, AAATTAACTCTGCGAAAACTCAATAAACTAGAGGAAGAAGTGAAGAATTGTTTCCTCTACCTACTGCATAAATCAGATTTAGTATATCGCCTGACTATTGATACTAAAACCTTTGCTTTATCTCTGTTTGATTTTGATGGTAAACGAGTCCCCAAGCATCGTTTATCAGCAGGGGAAAAACAACTATTAGCGATCGCCTTTCTCTGGGGATTAGCCAAAGTCTCTGGTCTGCGTTTACCCGTAGCTATCGATACACCCCTCGGTAGACTAGATTCATCCCACCGCCAAAACCTAGTAGAGAAGTACTTTCCCTCCGCCAGCCATCAAGTAATTCTCCTATCTACGGATACGGAGATTGGGAAAAAGGAAGTAGAAACCCTGAGAAGTAATGAGGCGATCGCCCGTGAATATCTCCTGCAATACAACTCCAAAACCCGCCAAACAACGGTTATAGAAAATAAATATTTTTGGTAATACAAATTATTATGGAATCGCCAATCGAAAGAATTAAACTCTCGCAAACTGCTAAAGACCAATTATTAAAACTCCGCCGCAATACCAAAATTGACCAATGGAATATCCTCTGTCGTTGGGCTTTTTGTCGTTCCCTCGCCGAAACAACTCCACCTTCTCCCGTCCCCATTCCCCAAGATAGCAACGTCGAAATGACATGGCGCGTTTTTGGCGGTGAAATCTCAGATGTTCTCCTCCTCGCCCTTAAGCAGCGCTGTCACAATGACGGTTACCCCACAGATAAAGAAACCCTAGCAACTCAATTCCGCCTACATTTACATCGTGGTATCGGTTATTTAGCAGGCGACCCAAATATCAAGAAAATTGAAGATTTAATTGAGCTAGCAATCAAAGATAGAAATAATATGAGTTAGCTATGCAATGCGATCGCAGGTTGATACATTTGAGTTGGGGTAAAACATCCCCGACTCCAACTGTCTTTAATTTTGTTGGCGCAGCCTTGCCGTAGGCTATTTTGAATTTTGAATTTTGAATTTTGAATTTTGAATTGTTACCTTGTTGTATTCGGCTTACCTGTAACTGTAAAAGCTGCCCAATAATAAGGATGAGAATATAGATTTTTATCAGCAGGCATTTTGCTAATTCTATACAAATGTGTTGCTAAATAAGCTCTGAGCTTTAACTCATCCGGGTCAAGGTTATTGAGTAAATTTTCATACCATTGTGTTAGTTCTGATGCCGTTAATTCCCGTAGCCAAGTTGTAGCTTCCGCTAAAGCCGTACTTGCTGATTGTACTAACTGTAGTCGTCGGTAAAATTCAATGATGACTAAAGCACTGGCTGATGATTCTACAGTCCAGAGAGTGCTGACGACTTGAGAAACACCTTTGTAGAAAAATGCACTCACTAAATCTACATATTCGCTGGTAGTTACTTGGTTAGTATTAGTTGCAGTTTCACAAGTAGAGAGAGTTACTAAGTTATAAGTTGATAAATTTGTTTCACAGATTTCTGCCAAGGTAAATTTATCTTCACCTGCTAGGGCTAATTCTGATCTTTGAGGATCTGTTAACCTATTAATTGCCTGACCTGTGAAATGCAACACATTATAATTACTAAAGAAAGCATCTTCAAAGTTATTTTTAGTAGCTTCTCCACCTTGGAGCCGTTGACGATTGTTAAACATCTGACTAACAACTTCGGCTTCTAGGTTAGCAAATCTCAAGGTCGGGTAAGCTGTACTATCAGGATATTCAACACTCAATAGTGTTTGATTGACAAATTGGCTAATATTGGCATTTTTTGCGGATAAAGCTATTTGAATATTTGGCAGATAGGCGATATCTGCATTTGGTATTGCTTCTGAGGATTCAGACATTTGAAACAAGCTATGAAGAGGCACTCTAAATAAATCACGGTGAGGGACTAAAATCAGTTGAGTAATATCTTCAAGTTCTTGTTGAATGGTGTCAATTTCTAGAATCTCCTTTAGCTGCAATAGCTTGTGTTCCATCTCCAACCGCCAAGGATGATTACTTTTGCTTTGTTGGTCTTGGGCTTGTTGATGATAATCTTGATAGTTTTGCTGCCAATCTTCTAACCAATTTTCAAAGGCAATTAGTCGCCTCATAGCTTCGGGTAGAGGTAAATCTTGTAGAGGTGTGGCGTTAATTGCCCCTAAATCTTGGACGGGTGTGAAAACAAGAATTGGTGACGGAGCTTGGTCTTTGACAATAAAGGTGTGTAAAGCGACTGGGCTAATATGCCAGTAAATAATTGCGGTGTGGGGATTAAGTAATTGTTGAACTGCACGATAATTTAGTGGTTGAATATCTGCGTTCCAGCCGCATAACAGCCAGGTTAAACAAGCATTTTTTCCCTGTTCTGCTATTTCCCAAGCTTCTACCAAATCACCATATTCTACAGCTACATCAACGGCTAATTGTCCGAATCCCGCAAATTTGAGTGCTAGTTGTTTTTTAATTTCTGCGGTGCGAGTTGGTTCATTCAGTAGTTGTTGTAATAATCTGGAGCCGCGTTGCTGAAATTCTTGGGCTTGTGTTGTTTGTCCTAGTCCTAGCAATGCTTTAACAAGAGACTGGAGAACTTCTAAATGTAACTGAGGAAAACCTGCGCTTGTGAGGGTTAATAGGGCTTGATTGTACTCGGTTACAGCTTTGCGCCAATAGTTACGGGATGTAGAATATTTTTTACCTTGTTCGTAATAAGTATTAGCGATCGCCAGATGTAATCTTCCCCAACCTTCTGGGTGGGTGTCTGGGCGGATATGTTTTAAACCTTCCTGATAGCTAGCTAATTTACCTTCATAGCCGGCCTGCTTTAAGGTGGAATTATTTGCAGCTATGGTAGTTAATAAATTTAGCGGTGTTTCCGTCTCATTTAAATTACCGATAGCCGTCCCGCGACCAATCCAAGCTTCCCAGTAGTCCAGCTTGATTTGTAAAGCATTGTCATAACAAACGATCGCTTCTAAAAATCGTTCTAAGTAAAATAGCGCTACAGCTTGGTTATACCAGGCGAGGTGAAAATCTGGCTTAATGGCTATCGCCTGCTTATAAGACGCGATCGCTTCTTCACGATGACCTAAATTTTCTAAAGCTACACCCCGGTTATACCAAGCTAAGTAAAAATCTGCCTGAATTGATAAAGCTTGATCCCAAGAGGCGATCGCTTCCGACCATTGTTTTAAATTAAATAAGACCACACCCCGATCAATCCACACCTCATGGAAGTCTGGTTGAATCTCCAAGGCTTTGTCGTAGGAGTCTATGGCCGCTTCGTATTGTTCATCTACACCTAAAGCAATACCTCGGTAATACCAATTTTCTTGGTCTTCCGGTGATAAAAGTAGGGCTTCATCGTAACTCGCAATAGCTTCCCCAATTTGTCCCAACTTCAATTCTGCCCAACCCTTACTAGACCAGGCCCCTGGCATATCAGGCTGAATCGTAATCGCTTGTTTGAGTGAGGCCACTGCTTCCTCATACAGTCCTAACTGCCCCAAAGTCCCGCCCCGATTATACCAAGCCTTGTAGTAATCGGGTTTAATTTCAATAGCTTGGTCATAGGAGGCGATCGCTTCCACAAACCTTTCTAAATGGAATAAAGTTAAACCACGATTAAACCAGTATTCATAGGAATTGGGGTTTAATTGAATTGCTTGCTCATAATTAGCGATCGCCCCTGACAAATCACCAGTCTTAGCTAACTGCAACCCTTGGTAAAATAATTCTTGGGCTTTGACAAAAGCATTAGAATGCTCATTGATAATAGCTGGCGGTTGGTTGTTCTGTACTATCAAATTAGCCGCCAATTGCTGGACTAAATTAGTACTTTGATCCAAGCGCACCATTAACTCATCCAAAGTGTAAGCAACATTGGGGTCTAAATTGACTAAAGACTGATCCCAATTACTTTGGGTGGATACTATGGCTGCTGAGTTTTGTTCTCGATAATCTAATACCAGTTCACTTAAGTTACTAATGACATCTTCTTGCGCCGGCATCAGTAAAGGCGGTGCTGTAAATTCGGCTTGTTGATATTCCCAAGTTAGTTCTTGTAAGTTTGTCGTGGCATCAACTACATCAGTTGGGGCTATTGGCTCTTGCCAACTAAGTTCTGGAGGATTTTCGATAATGTGATCATCCACTAATTCACTGGGAGTTATGTGATATTCCCAACTCAGTTCCTGCAAATTTTTGATTGTATCCTCATCAACTGAGCCAGTGGGGACTGCGTGATATTCCCAACTCAGTTCTTGCAAGCTGGTGATTGTATCTTCATCAAGATGATCAATTTCTGATTGTGTCTGGTGAGTAGCTGTTTCTGGTTCAGTGGAGTCCCATAATAAATCTCCGAGATTGCGGATTAATTCCTGTCCTGGCGAATCTGGGAGATGATCGCTAGTTTGGGAAACTGTAGTTGATGATACTTCTATCTCCTCATTCACTTCATTTATTTCTATAAATTCCCTATCTAGTAAACGGATGCCAATATCATAAGAAAGCTCTCCTACCTTGCCAATCCCCAGTTCACCCAGAGTCACCATTTGTCTACCTAAATGATGATTTGGTGCAGGTGACATGAGTAATTTTTCCCCAAACACCAACAGCCAATCTATCCAGCGCTCAACACTAATGCGGTCTTCCATCCGTTGCAAATACCTAATTGCCCACTGCTGACCGCGCCCTTGATTCACACCTTGCAGCAACTGATTAAACAACAGTTCCAAATCCGCATTAGTTAGCTCAGGTGGTTCTTCTGCCACCTGTTCCTTGACACCCTTGAAATAATCAGTTTGTGGATCATCAACAGGGTGCTTGTCAAAAGTTTTAAGCCACTGAAATAGCCGAGTGAGCATTTGCCATACTCTTAAATTTTATTTACCCTAGATTGTAGCGATCGCTGTGTTGAACAACTCATGATAATTCATGATTTACGTGAAATCCACTAAAATTAATAGAGTTTTTCATATTTATGTGTAGTGGGCTGGCCTATAAGAACCTATGCCAACGCCTAGTCTCTGTCTACAAAAGGCTTATAGCTTCAATTTTGCATCCCCGCAGCGCGGTTGATATTAACTAAATCGCGCCTTCGTCCGCCGCTAAATTTGGTAGTTCACCTAGATAAATAAAAATACAGCTATTAAAACAGCACTGAGAACAAAAGCTAATATCAGTGCATATTCCAATCTACGACTGAAAAATCCCACAGCAGCAATCACAATAATTGCTAAACCGAAAATAGCAACGTACTGTTCTTTTTGTAGACCCCTAGCAATCAGAGGGTCTTTACCTGGTGGTGGCGTTTCCTGGATTGTTTGAGGAGCAAGTTCTGACGCTGGGATTTCCTGTAACAATAAATTCATAAGATTATTCCTCAGACGATTTCGTCAATAAAGATTTTTTAGCCTTTAACCCTCTTTCCTCCCCTGTCTCCCCGTTCGCGTAGCGTCCCGTAGGGAAGTTCGCCCGGAGGGAAACCCTCCTTGCGACTTCTCTTCCTGCTTCCCCTGCCTACCTAAACTGTGTTGAATTATATGCAGTGATTATTCTGTTGCTTGTTGACTGGCAGCATAATATTGATTCATCAATGCCTCGACAATCACCTGGGGATCATCGGTTTCAATCGCTAGCTGTTCGGCAATCTGTTGGCGTAGGTTTTCATCCTCTTGCAGCATCTCAAATAACTGTTCAAGAGTAACTGTTTGATATTCTCCTTCTGGGTTTTCCTCAGTTGCGGAAACGCTTTCCTCTGGATATAATACATCAGTACTATCTAAGTCTGGGCCATCATATTCCCAAATCGGTTCGCCTTGATTGCGGCTCAAGACCTGCATCCCAATATCGTAGGCGACATCTCCCAGTTCCCCCACGCCCAATTCTCCGAGTTGGACTAATCGAGCCGCTAATTCATTATTTGGTGAGGAGGATGCTAGTAATTTTTCGCCAAAACGCCTTAACCACTCTACCCATTGTGCAGTTGTCACACGATGCTCAATTTTTTGCAGCCACTTTACAGCCCAAGCCTGGCCCCGCGCCTGATGCACTCCTTCGAGAAGTTCGGTGAACAGAAATTCTAAATCTGTATCACCCAGGGGTGGAGCTGGTTGTTTTGTCACGTTAGGACTAGTTTTCACCGCAGTCTGTTTCCTACCCCCACCAAACAAGCCTTGAAAAAAGCTTTTAAGCCATTGGACTAGCCGCCTGAGCATTTGCTGTACCATTTACTATTGTGTCCCCTAAGATTGTAGCCGCCTAAAGCGGGCGCAAAGCGCACTGTTGCCTTAGCCAAGTAAATATATGTAAGTGAATTTCACAGTCTCTTCTAGGGTATGTCACAGCTCACAAGATGAGTGGCAAAGTTTAAAATGGTTTAACTTCATTCACGATTCAAAAT contains:
- the dndE gene encoding DNA sulfur modification protein DndE; this translates as MESPIERIKLSQTAKDQLLKLRRNTKIDQWNILCRWAFCRSLAETTPPSPVPIPQDSNVEMTWRVFGGEISDVLLLALKQRCHNDGYPTDKETLATQFRLHLHRGIGYLAGDPNIKKIEDLIELAIKDRNNMS
- a CDS encoding CHAT domain-containing protein, with the protein product MLTRLFQWLKTFDKHPVDDPQTDYFKGVKEQVAEEPPELTNADLELLFNQLLQGVNQGRGQQWAIRYLQRMEDRISVERWIDWLLVFGEKLLMSPAPNHHLGRQMVTLGELGIGKVGELSYDIGIRLLDREFIEINEVNEEIEVSSTTVSQTSDHLPDSPGQELIRNLGDLLWDSTEPETATHQTQSEIDHLDEDTITSLQELSWEYHAVPTGSVDEDTIKNLQELSWEYHITPSELVDDHIIENPPELSWQEPIAPTDVVDATTNLQELTWEYQQAEFTAPPLLMPAQEDVISNLSELVLDYREQNSAAIVSTQSNWDQSLVNLDPNVAYTLDELMVRLDQSTNLVQQLAANLIVQNNQPPAIINEHSNAFVKAQELFYQGLQLAKTGDLSGAIANYEQAIQLNPNSYEYWFNRGLTLFHLERFVEAIASYDQAIEIKPDYYKAWYNRGGTLGQLGLYEEAVASLKQAITIQPDMPGAWSSKGWAELKLGQIGEAIASYDEALLLSPEDQENWYYRGIALGVDEQYEAAIDSYDKALEIQPDFHEVWIDRGVVLFNLKQWSEAIASWDQALSIQADFYLAWYNRGVALENLGHREEAIASYKQAIAIKPDFHLAWYNQAVALFYLERFLEAIVCYDNALQIKLDYWEAWIGRGTAIGNLNETETPLNLLTTIAANNSTLKQAGYEGKLASYQEGLKHIRPDTHPEGWGRLHLAIANTYYEQGKKYSTSRNYWRKAVTEYNQALLTLTSAGFPQLHLEVLQSLVKALLGLGQTTQAQEFQQRGSRLLQQLLNEPTRTAEIKKQLALKFAGFGQLAVDVAVEYGDLVEAWEIAEQGKNACLTWLLCGWNADIQPLNYRAVQQLLNPHTAIIYWHISPVALHTFIVKDQAPSPILVFTPVQDLGAINATPLQDLPLPEAMRRLIAFENWLEDWQQNYQDYHQQAQDQQSKSNHPWRLEMEHKLLQLKEILEIDTIQQELEDITQLILVPHRDLFRVPLHSLFQMSESSEAIPNADIAYLPNIQIALSAKNANISQFVNQTLLSVEYPDSTAYPTLRFANLEAEVVSQMFNNRQRLQGGEATKNNFEDAFFSNYNVLHFTGQAINRLTDPQRSELALAGEDKFTLAEICETNLSTYNLVTLSTCETATNTNQVTTSEYVDLVSAFFYKGVSQVVSTLWTVESSASALVIIEFYRRLQLVQSASTALAEATTWLRELTASELTQWYENLLNNLDPDELKLRAYLATHLYRISKMPADKNLYSHPYYWAAFTVTGKPNTTR